The Candidatus Mycosynbacter amalyticus genome contains the following window.
ACATAGTCTACCATCTGCAGCTCTCCATATACTCACTTACACGTTTTGTATATCATACACTATACATCATTTTTTAGCAAGTTTTTTTGTAGCCTGGATATCATCGAGATACCACAATGCCCCAATCGCCGCTGCAAACACTCCACCCGCCACGTCGAGAGGAGTATGTACGAGAGCCAGCACTCGTCCAAGACAGACAAGTGTCGCTACGACAGCCATTACACAGGTCAACCACGGCTTCCTCACCCCGTACCACACCGCAAAGACAAGCACCCACACAAATAACGCATGGTCTGACGGAAAACCAGGGTTATTCAAATACGATGCGCCCGGATCAACTCCCAGTAGTTCAAATGGCCGCTCAGTACTCGGCTGCCATGCGAGCGCCATCAGTTTGGCGACAAAGTAAGAAGTAAGTCCCGCAAGCAGCATACGCGAGTACACCCGAAACTTCTCGCGGTTTGGCACCAGCCAGACTAGTGTCACTACGGCAGTCAGCACAAGTGGCACCACTATCCCGTCTGCAAGCACCTTGATAAGCGTGTCCATACGTATCCAGTATACGCCTATTCCTCAGCTGGCGCACCCGCAAACACCACGCCACGCTTGTCGAACTCTTTCTTTAGCCGGCGACGGAATTCACCAGCTACCGCCCACTGCTCGGCTGGCTCTACGCGCCCAAGCGCCTTAATACGCACTCCAGTATCAGTCAGGTCATCCACTCGCAAAAATTGGATTGGTTCAAAGATACTACGCGACCACGTATCAGACTTAGCCATTTTTTGTCCCACTTCGTTGATAATCTCTTCTACATCATCAATATCACTGGCATATGCCACGTCAACATCAATATTTACGTTGGCATATTTGTAGCTCAGATTCGTGACAGCCTGCGCGGCACCATTGCCAATAATGTGCAAGTTACCGTCCAGATCACGTAGCCGAGTAATACGCACGGTCAGATCCTCCACTGTACCGCTCAGAGCGATACCCGCCACCTGCATTTCTACCACATCGCCTACTCGATACTGGTTTTCACCCAGTACAAACAGTCCGGCCACGAAGTCTTTGATGACATTTTGAGCGCCAAATCCCACCACGACGCCGATTAGTCCCGCACTCGTGAGAAGCGTGCTAAGCTGAAATCCGAGTTGGGTCAAAATCACCAACGCAGCGATAATCCAGATGATCACGCCGACAGATGTACGCAAAATCCCTTGCAGCGTCTGCTCGCGCTTATGCTCGTCGATCTTGCTTGCGTAACGATGCCCTCGTACCGATCGCCGTACCAACACACCGATACTATGTTGGACGATAATCAGCAAAATCAATGTCGTGATAATCGTGAGCAATACCTGCACTAGCGTATTTTTCACTAGTACTGTATGCAGCGCATCCCAGTCAATCGAGTTGAATTGTTCCATATCTCCTAAAGTTGTCATGCTTATAATCACACTTAGCATAGCACACTAGAGAGGGTATCTGCTAGCTGCTCAGTTAATTTTTGAGTGTCTGTTCTCTCCATGCAAACCAGATACATTCATATCCTGC
Protein-coding sequences here:
- a CDS encoding mechanosensitive ion channel family protein: MTTLGDMEQFNSIDWDALHTVLVKNTLVQVLLTIITTLILLIIVQHSIGVLVRRSVRGHRYASKIDEHKREQTLQGILRTSVGVIIWIIAALVILTQLGFQLSTLLTSAGLIGVVVGFGAQNVIKDFVAGLFVLGENQYRVGDVVEMQVAGIALSGTVEDLTVRITRLRDLDGNLHIIGNGAAQAVTNLSYKYANVNIDVDVAYASDIDDVEEIINEVGQKMAKSDTWSRSIFEPIQFLRVDDLTDTGVRIKALGRVEPAEQWAVAGEFRRRLKKEFDKRGVVFAGAPAEE
- a CDS encoding phosphatase PAP2 family protein, with product MDTLIKVLADGIVVPLVLTAVVTLVWLVPNREKFRVYSRMLLAGLTSYFVAKLMALAWQPSTERPFELLGVDPGASYLNNPGFPSDHALFVWVLVFAVWYGVRKPWLTCVMAVVATLVCLGRVLALVHTPLDVAGGVFAAAIGALWYLDDIQATKKLAKK